A portion of the Acidobacteriaceae bacterium genome contains these proteins:
- a CDS encoding HD domain-containing protein, with product MQPIRCLAAPLAQYRWKVCAARATIGMAQTETNREHLLLVETEAGARMRSMRMLREYGYEVASASTAAEALVYLELHPGCKIVVSDVLLPAGASGFALLDQVSRLHSDVGVVLMLTSGTPQLAVQAFRRGAADVVLKPLCGVALQNAVAGALLQGEMRRETVRYVRNLESLVSERTGKLREIMADLELSYDVTIEAMGDALDMRDEETEGHSKRVMAYTVALAKQMRLVPHDLKTIARGAFLHDIGKIAIPDSILLKPGKLTEEEMIVMQGHCEQGYRIVRKIPFLEEAAEIVYAHQERFDGSGYPRALSGRQIPLGARIFAVADTLDAMTSDRPYRRGLSFGDAIAEIERCSGTQFDPIVVDEFLAMPGSTWPAIRAEVGRQTHAAELVRAASAA from the coding sequence ATGCAGCCGATAAGGTGTCTGGCAGCACCTCTGGCGCAGTACCGCTGGAAGGTGTGCGCCGCAAGGGCAACCATCGGCATGGCGCAAACGGAGACAAATCGCGAACATCTTCTGCTCGTGGAAACAGAGGCCGGGGCGCGCATGCGCTCCATGCGAATGCTGCGGGAGTATGGCTACGAGGTCGCCTCTGCCTCGACTGCAGCCGAAGCGCTGGTGTACCTGGAGCTACATCCGGGCTGCAAGATCGTCGTCAGCGACGTTTTACTTCCGGCTGGGGCCAGCGGCTTTGCCCTCCTCGATCAGGTCTCGCGCCTACACTCCGACGTCGGCGTTGTTCTGATGCTGACAAGCGGAACTCCGCAACTCGCGGTCCAGGCGTTTCGTCGAGGAGCCGCAGATGTTGTTCTGAAGCCGCTGTGCGGAGTGGCTCTGCAAAACGCCGTTGCCGGAGCGTTGCTCCAGGGCGAGATGCGGCGGGAGACCGTCCGGTATGTTCGCAATCTGGAGTCTCTGGTGAGCGAACGCACGGGCAAGCTGCGGGAGATTATGGCCGATCTCGAACTCTCGTACGACGTCACGATTGAAGCCATGGGCGATGCGCTGGACATGCGCGACGAAGAGACGGAGGGCCACTCCAAGCGGGTCATGGCCTATACAGTGGCGCTCGCGAAGCAGATGCGGCTCGTCCCCCACGACCTGAAAACAATCGCTCGCGGAGCGTTTCTGCACGATATTGGCAAGATTGCGATCCCGGACTCCATCCTGCTGAAGCCGGGCAAGCTGACCGAAGAAGAGATGATCGTGATGCAGGGTCACTGCGAACAGGGCTACCGGATCGTTCGCAAGATTCCATTTCTGGAAGAAGCTGCCGAGATCGTCTACGCCCACCAGGAACGCTTTGACGGATCGGGTTATCCTCGCGCCCTTTCAGGCAGACAGATTCCCCTGGGAGCACGTATCTTTGCCGTCGCCGACACGCTCGACGCGATGACCTCTGACCGACCGTACCGGCGTGGTCTGAGCTTTGGCGACGCGATTGCCGAAATCGAGCGGTGTAGCGGAACGCAGTTCGACCCCATCGTAGTGGATGAGTTCCTGGCGATGCCTGGCAGCACCTGGCCCGCTATTCGGGCGGAAGTCGGTCGCCAGACCCATGCTGCCGAACTCGTTCGTGCAGCTTCGGCGGCTTGA
- a CDS encoding DUF202 domain-containing protein, with product MADQPIQNDPRTYFAAERTFLAWIRTGLALMGGGFAVARFGLFLRELSATPGHAAVRSTGVSVWSGVALVLIGVLVTIYSILEHMRIIRELKNETWQPGQVSRSAVLLAVLLTLAGIGMAAYLTLIR from the coding sequence ATGGCCGATCAACCGATCCAGAATGATCCACGTACTTACTTTGCCGCTGAACGAACGTTCCTCGCCTGGATCCGCACCGGTCTCGCGCTTATGGGAGGTGGCTTCGCCGTCGCACGCTTTGGACTCTTTCTGCGTGAGTTGAGTGCAACACCAGGGCATGCGGCGGTTCGTTCCACGGGAGTATCCGTCTGGTCGGGCGTGGCACTCGTCTTAATAGGCGTTCTGGTGACGATCTACTCGATCCTCGAGCACATGCGCATCATCCGCGAGTTGAAGAATGAGACATGGCAGCCCGGCCAGGTGTCGCGCAGCGCAGTGTTACTGGCTGTCTTGCTGACGCTGGCAGGCATCGGCATGGCCGCTTACCTCACACTTATTCGCTGA
- the glmU gene encoding bifunctional UDP-N-acetylglucosamine diphosphorylase/glucosamine-1-phosphate N-acetyltransferase GlmU — protein sequence MARNRWGVAIMAAGKGTRLKSRRPKVLHEIGGRSLLLHVIAAAETVAPSNEILCIVGHEALRVKTAVEATGVQFVEQTEQRGTGHALQMVKAWFATGGAPMPENIMVLSGDVPLIRPETLERFAAFHAEHSAAMTILTAIPESPFGYGRVNRAAAGAVDVTGIVEQKDLPKGDAGSPEINSGIYCFQTAKLFAKLDQLSNNNASGEFYLTDVAALLVADGEKVVATVADSIDEVLGANTIAEMMHLDAAMRLATARRLMAQGVTIFRPETCVIDAGVEVAPDTVIEPFVQLLGTTRVGTECRIRSYSVVKDSTLGDNVLLRNGCILEDAVVGDGALLGPYAHLRPGSEIGEAAHVGNFVETKKTKLGKGSKANHLSYLGDAVIGAGVNVGAGVITCNYDGVNKTVTTIGDGVFVGSDSTLVAPLTLGEGAYIAAASCITEDVPAGSLALGRSRQVVKDGWAAERRKKLGDRKK from the coding sequence ATGGCACGGAACAGATGGGGCGTAGCAATTATGGCGGCGGGCAAAGGGACTCGGCTGAAGTCACGCCGGCCGAAGGTGCTGCATGAGATCGGTGGCCGTTCCCTGCTGTTGCATGTGATCGCGGCGGCAGAGACCGTCGCTCCGTCCAACGAGATCCTATGCATCGTGGGCCACGAAGCCTTGCGGGTAAAAACCGCTGTCGAGGCTACCGGAGTACAGTTCGTCGAGCAGACCGAGCAGCGCGGTACAGGTCATGCATTGCAGATGGTGAAGGCGTGGTTTGCCACCGGCGGCGCTCCCATGCCGGAGAACATCATGGTGCTTTCGGGCGATGTTCCGCTGATTCGTCCTGAGACGCTGGAGCGTTTTGCTGCTTTCCACGCGGAGCATAGTGCTGCGATGACGATCCTCACAGCGATCCCAGAAAGTCCGTTTGGCTATGGTCGCGTAAACCGCGCTGCGGCGGGTGCGGTAGACGTAACAGGCATCGTCGAGCAGAAGGATCTGCCGAAAGGAGACGCTGGTTCGCCAGAGATCAACTCCGGCATTTATTGCTTTCAGACAGCGAAGCTCTTTGCAAAACTCGACCAGCTTTCGAACAACAATGCCAGCGGCGAGTTCTACCTGACCGACGTTGCCGCACTGCTCGTCGCCGATGGGGAGAAGGTTGTCGCGACCGTCGCCGACAGCATCGACGAAGTTCTGGGAGCGAACACCATTGCAGAGATGATGCACCTGGACGCAGCGATGCGACTAGCTACGGCTCGCAGGCTGATGGCTCAGGGTGTGACGATCTTCCGTCCGGAGACGTGCGTGATCGACGCCGGTGTAGAAGTTGCTCCCGATACCGTGATCGAACCGTTTGTTCAGTTGCTGGGCACGACCCGAGTCGGCACCGAGTGCAGGATCCGCTCCTACAGCGTGGTGAAGGACTCCACCCTGGGCGACAACGTTCTGCTGCGCAACGGCTGCATCCTGGAAGATGCCGTGGTCGGCGATGGAGCGCTGCTAGGGCCGTATGCTCATCTGCGCCCGGGCAGCGAGATTGGCGAGGCGGCCCATGTCGGCAACTTTGTCGAGACGAAGAAGACCAAGCTTGGCAAGGGCTCGAAGGCGAACCATCTTTCGTACCTTGGCGATGCAGTGATCGGTGCGGGCGTAAACGTCGGTGCAGGCGTCATTACCTGTAACTACGACGGCGTCAACAAGACCGTGACGACGATCGGCGACGGTGTCTTTGTCGGCTCCGATTCCACGCTGGTCGCGCCGCTGACACTGGGCGAGGGAGCGTACATCGCTGCGGCTTCCTGCATCACCGAAGACGTTCCGGCAGGCTCACTGGCGCTGGGACGCAGTCGGCAGGTGGTGAAAGATGGCTGGGCTGCGGAACGCAGGAAGAAGCTCGGCGACCGCAAGAAGTAA
- a CDS encoding CYCXC family (seleno)protein yields the protein MKKLLGIAAVMVVSLAASAQFSDIGKDIPAYNALPPSSPLPAIRSGAQLTGPYFSHSYQVTAYKMAAKVPNVLFQQPCYCRCDRGMGHNSLHSCFEGLHGAECSTCMKEAVYTYRETKRGHSAAQIRAGIERGEWESVDLEHIKM from the coding sequence ATGAAGAAGCTTCTCGGCATAGCAGCGGTCATGGTAGTGAGTCTGGCAGCGTCGGCACAGTTCTCCGACATCGGCAAAGACATTCCTGCATATAACGCGCTGCCTCCGTCGAGTCCGCTTCCTGCAATCCGCTCGGGGGCCCAGCTTACGGGGCCGTACTTCTCGCACAGCTACCAGGTCACCGCGTACAAGATGGCCGCGAAGGTGCCAAACGTACTCTTCCAGCAGCCCTGCTACTGCCGTTGCGACCGTGGCATGGGACACAACAGCCTGCATAGCTGCTTTGAAGGCTTGCATGGAGCAGAGTGCTCGACGTGCATGAAGGAAGCGGTTTATACCTACCGCGAAACGAAGCGGGGACACTCCGCAGCGCAGATTCGTGCAGGGATTGAGCGCGGCGAGTGGGAGTCCGTCGATCTCGAACACATCAAGATGTAG
- a CDS encoding DoxX family protein has product MKILVQAYTRLVRYLNYLQSPFLLAIRLYWGWQFAQTGWGKMHNIAKIVDYFSTLNIPFPSVNAHFIAGLEFFGGILLILGLGSRVIALLMTFNMLVAYWTADRAAFTSIFSDPGKFYVADPFTFLFASLIVLLFGAGLYSLDTLVAKRFKDATA; this is encoded by the coding sequence ATGAAGATCCTTGTGCAGGCTTACACCCGCTTGGTCCGCTATCTCAACTATTTGCAATCGCCGTTCCTGCTCGCGATCCGTCTCTACTGGGGCTGGCAGTTTGCCCAGACCGGCTGGGGCAAGATGCATAACATCGCGAAGATCGTCGACTACTTTAGCACGCTCAACATCCCATTCCCTTCTGTCAACGCACACTTCATTGCCGGCCTGGAGTTCTTCGGTGGCATTCTGCTCATCCTCGGTCTTGGCTCCCGTGTCATCGCACTCTTGATGACCTTCAATATGCTCGTCGCCTACTGGACCGCCGACCGCGCCGCTTTCACCTCAATCTTTTCCGATCCAGGCAAGTTCTATGTTGCCGACCCGTTCACGTTCCTCTTCGCCTCGCTTATCGTGCTCCTCTTCGGCGCTGGACTCTACTCGCTTGATACCTTAGTCGCTAAGCGATTCA
- a CDS encoding putative DNA-binding domain-containing protein, which translates to MTLLELQRQMCDDVRRPLTADYRMQRQTESGQSTAEHVATYIKPNDRLSSFERLEIYNRQYWFRVIDSVMEDFPAVGTVLGNKKFDELVLAFLKDTPSTSYTLRDLSTYLPRWLESHPEYAGKKHDLLQDVARLEVAYIEAFDSAALDPLLESDFAQLSADSGFSLQPHLHLLSLQYPVDELVLAVHQKEPPSEVASNAVVERKEKTRMKLPPMRRKAIYLAVHRYDGSIYYRRIEREAFLLLSSLQQKKTLGEAIELAFVDSRLSEAKQAAVIQACFAHAAQLGWFCRERFDMSTLQ; encoded by the coding sequence ATGACCTTGCTCGAACTGCAGCGCCAGATGTGTGACGATGTGCGGCGGCCGCTTACGGCGGACTACCGTATGCAGCGGCAGACAGAGTCGGGACAATCCACCGCGGAGCACGTTGCGACGTATATCAAGCCGAATGATCGGTTGAGTTCGTTCGAGCGGCTGGAGATTTATAACCGACAGTACTGGTTCCGCGTCATCGACTCAGTGATGGAGGACTTTCCTGCGGTTGGTACGGTTCTGGGGAACAAGAAATTCGACGAGTTGGTGCTGGCGTTCCTGAAAGACACTCCTTCGACCTCGTATACGCTGCGTGATTTGAGTACGTATCTCCCCAGGTGGTTGGAGTCGCACCCGGAGTATGCGGGGAAGAAGCATGATTTGCTGCAGGATGTCGCGCGGCTGGAAGTTGCCTATATAGAGGCCTTCGATAGCGCAGCTCTGGACCCTTTGCTTGAGTCCGATTTCGCCCAGTTGAGCGCAGATTCGGGGTTTTCGCTTCAGCCACACCTGCATCTGCTCAGCCTGCAGTATCCGGTAGATGAGTTGGTACTGGCAGTGCATCAGAAGGAGCCGCCCTCGGAGGTTGCGAGCAATGCGGTTGTCGAACGCAAAGAGAAGACGCGAATGAAGCTGCCGCCGATGCGTCGTAAGGCTATCTATCTTGCGGTGCATCGTTATGATGGCTCAATTTATTACCGTCGCATTGAGCGTGAAGCGTTCTTGCTGCTCTCCTCGCTGCAGCAGAAGAAGACTCTGGGGGAAGCGATCGAGCTTGCGTTTGTGGACAGCAGGCTTTCAGAAGCGAAACAGGCTGCTGTGATTCAAGCTTGCTTTGCTCATGCTGCTCAACTCGGCTGGTTCTGCCGCGAGCGTTTCGACATGTCGACGCTGCAGTAG
- a CDS encoding 4a-hydroxytetrahydrobiopterin dehydratase, protein MSEKLTSLEVEKELGTTTGWALDNGKLTKEWLFPDFRAAMEFVNGVAAEAKAAAHHPEIAIRYNKVMLSLVTHDSGGVTGADFALARTLNQKFGR, encoded by the coding sequence ATGAGCGAAAAGCTGACGAGTCTAGAAGTCGAGAAGGAACTCGGAACAACGACCGGCTGGGCATTGGACAACGGGAAACTCACCAAAGAGTGGCTCTTTCCCGACTTCCGAGCCGCGATGGAGTTCGTAAATGGCGTAGCCGCAGAAGCCAAGGCCGCCGCACACCATCCAGAGATAGCTATCCGGTACAACAAAGTAATGCTTTCTCTGGTAACTCATGATTCTGGAGGGGTTACTGGAGCCGATTTTGCTCTTGCAAGGACCCTGAATCAAAAATTTGGTAGATAG
- a CDS encoding DUF692 domain-containing protein gives MPANRFNGFTDYGVGIGLRVPHYEHILSQKPVVDWFEIISENYMVDGGAPLKVLDQILDQYRVVQHGVSMYFGSAQPLNREHLKRLKELTKRTKTPWVSDHLCWGSVDGRYTHDLLPLPYTFEAVRNTAERIRQVQDYLEIPVAVENVSSYAEFHESQMTEWEFLNEVVHAADCGILLDVNNIYVSSQNHSFDPMEYVNSVAADRVAQIHVAGHSKFEKYTLDTHDHPVLDPVWEMYARTLERVGNTATLLEWDDNIPTFDEVHNEALKANRYLQKPGSARETMSSEKLAEVRA, from the coding sequence ATGCCTGCGAATCGCTTCAATGGGTTTACCGATTACGGTGTGGGGATTGGTTTACGTGTGCCGCACTATGAGCACATCCTGTCGCAAAAGCCAGTGGTGGACTGGTTTGAAATCATCTCGGAAAATTACATGGTCGATGGTGGCGCGCCACTGAAGGTGCTTGACCAGATCCTCGATCAATATCGCGTGGTGCAGCATGGCGTGTCGATGTACTTTGGCTCCGCGCAGCCACTGAATCGCGAGCATTTGAAGCGCTTAAAGGAACTCACGAAGCGGACGAAGACGCCGTGGGTTTCAGACCATCTCTGCTGGGGCAGCGTGGATGGACGCTATACGCATGATCTGTTGCCGCTGCCGTATACGTTTGAAGCGGTCCGCAATACGGCAGAGCGTATTCGCCAGGTACAGGACTATCTCGAGATTCCAGTCGCCGTAGAAAACGTCAGCAGTTATGCGGAGTTTCATGAGTCGCAGATGACGGAGTGGGAGTTTCTCAACGAAGTAGTCCACGCTGCGGATTGTGGCATTTTGCTGGACGTAAACAACATCTATGTTTCGTCGCAAAACCACAGCTTCGACCCGATGGAGTACGTAAATAGCGTTGCCGCCGACCGTGTGGCGCAGATCCACGTTGCAGGGCATTCGAAGTTTGAAAAGTACACCCTGGATACGCATGATCATCCGGTTCTGGATCCTGTGTGGGAGATGTATGCGCGCACGCTGGAGCGTGTGGGCAATACCGCAACGCTGCTGGAGTGGGATGACAATATCCCCACCTTTGATGAAGTTCATAACGAGGCGCTGAAGGCAAATCGCTATCTGCAGAAGCCCGGATCGGCTAGAGAAACGATGTCTTCGGAGAAGCTCGCGGAGGTCCGCGCATGA
- a CDS encoding glycosyltransferase family 39 protein, protein MQPGTNDVERKRERWLLAFGIAFIFLSISLTLGHFKVLWGDEFVTYWVGQQGSFTGIWAALKSGADPNPPLMHVLSWWSTKAFGSVATAIRLPSVFGVGLALAGVWSIVRRYAGPLLAAAACLALMTSRGFDYSYDARSYGLLMGFAIAALACWVKTLDGKRQGFWFVALAVMLACDLSSNYYGVMAFFPVAAGELLWTRREKRLRLGVWAALLAGALPLLPYLTLIRGNIAEFGPHAWNKPAAGMIAESYFVLVEGLFWPVAIVAAVWLWKRRRQKPNSVQRSAIPAEVRAALWVLMLYPFLGFAIAYGGAGMISARCVIPVCAAFAIVGALLLSQVAGRKVVLGVAAFLLVWVLARSAACAMLLRDQRQAFFHLRNEVDQAMAPGEKLLVGDSLMVMPLWWYASPNVRAGLRFPIDFAAIHRMESDDSGEQNLWGGRHGVFPVPIDKPNTMIEPQEEYIYLGGQEGWLAKELTDRNFVLVPDGTQVNWGGLGGVFTPLAHPTTRVWFVRPR, encoded by the coding sequence ATGCAGCCAGGCACGAACGACGTGGAACGCAAACGAGAACGATGGCTTCTGGCCTTCGGAATTGCCTTCATCTTTTTATCCATCTCGCTGACTCTAGGACACTTCAAAGTTCTATGGGGCGACGAGTTCGTGACCTACTGGGTGGGCCAGCAGGGCTCCTTCACCGGGATATGGGCTGCACTGAAGAGCGGGGCCGACCCCAATCCGCCGCTCATGCACGTGCTGAGCTGGTGGTCGACCAAGGCGTTTGGCTCGGTGGCTACTGCGATCCGTCTTCCCTCGGTTTTCGGTGTAGGACTCGCTCTGGCCGGAGTTTGGTCGATCGTTCGGCGATATGCTGGGCCGCTGCTGGCTGCCGCCGCCTGCCTCGCCCTGATGACCAGTCGCGGCTTCGATTACAGCTATGACGCCCGCTCATACGGCTTGCTGATGGGGTTTGCCATTGCAGCCCTCGCCTGCTGGGTGAAAACACTGGACGGCAAGCGCCAAGGGTTCTGGTTTGTGGCCCTGGCGGTGATGCTGGCCTGCGACCTCTCCAGCAACTACTACGGCGTGATGGCGTTTTTCCCCGTAGCCGCAGGAGAGCTGCTTTGGACAAGACGGGAAAAGCGGCTTCGCTTGGGTGTTTGGGCGGCGCTTCTGGCTGGTGCGCTCCCCCTTCTTCCCTACCTGACGTTGATTCGCGGCAATATTGCAGAGTTTGGCCCGCATGCGTGGAACAAGCCGGCGGCTGGAATGATCGCCGAAAGCTACTTTGTGCTGGTGGAAGGGCTGTTCTGGCCGGTGGCTATAGTGGCCGCAGTTTGGCTTTGGAAGCGACGTCGCCAAAAGCCAAACAGCGTTCAACGCTCTGCGATACCCGCTGAGGTTCGCGCTGCTCTTTGGGTGCTGATGCTCTATCCGTTCCTTGGATTTGCCATCGCCTATGGTGGCGCAGGAATGATCAGTGCGCGCTGCGTAATCCCAGTATGTGCGGCCTTTGCGATCGTTGGAGCTCTTCTGCTCTCCCAGGTGGCTGGCCGCAAGGTTGTGCTGGGTGTGGCTGCGTTTCTACTGGTATGGGTTCTAGCCAGGTCGGCAGCTTGCGCCATGCTGCTGCGCGATCAGAGGCAGGCATTTTTTCATCTGCGCAACGAAGTGGATCAGGCAATGGCTCCGGGAGAGAAGCTTCTCGTCGGCGATTCGCTGATGGTGATGCCGCTGTGGTGGTATGCCTCACCGAATGTGCGAGCAGGGCTACGTTTCCCCATCGACTTTGCGGCCATTCACCGCATGGAGAGCGACGATAGCGGGGAGCAGAACCTTTGGGGCGGACGCCACGGCGTCTTCCCTGTCCCCATCGACAAACCGAACACGATGATTGAACCGCAAGAAGAGTACATCTATCTGGGCGGACAAGAGGGCTGGCTGGCGAAAGAGCTTACGGACCGAAACTTCGTACTGGTTCCTGACGGAACGCAGGTGAACTGGGGAGGGTTGGGTGGAGTCTTCACACCCCTGGCGCACCCGACGACTCGAGTGTGGTTCGTGCGTCCGCGCTGA